The DNA region TCATATTGTCTTATGTagtttgttattatatatcaGTACTTTCtacattatatattaatttattcatataatatatacggaCACCCGAACACTTGTACTAGGATTAAGATgtaattattcattctatttacTTTATACTTCATTTTCCGTATACTGAATTTTAACTGAAACCAAACTTCCTAGCTGGGAACCTGTTATTTCTCTCTCCATTTCACTAACAGCATGGTGCAAATTTCACGTTTCTTGGCCGCTTTCTTCAATATGCAGTCCGCAGCGAGTCCAGActgcgcaatcgattcctctcccaAAAGTGTatcgatatagtgcattagATAATCCATTCCAGCGGCTTTCAATATCGTTCCAAATTACACCACAAATCCAAAGCGGTTAGATTTAGATCGGGGAGTAAAATATTCTTAAACTCCAAATCTATACACAGGAAATAGACGGACAGAAAAAGAATCAGTatcaaatggaaaaaatagttcaaattCATAACAATGATTTATATTTAACGTTCAAGGAGACACTTCtgagtgtgaaatttttatccgtcGAAAGTCGATCCTGAGGTTTACttctaaaataaataacggaGTTATCACGGATTATAACTACGTATTTCGGACAAGTAGCGATGTAAGAGTTCAAGTAAAAGTATTATTTGGCACTCTACATAACAGTTTCCTGTCAACCGCAATTTCGAATCGTCGTGAAAATAGTTCGATCGTTCATTTGAAACTTGTCACATTAAGATACTGTGAATAACAAATTATTGTttagcaaaatattttcttcccaTAAGTATCGAATGTATAGTTGAGCACAATCGACTATGAAGCGCCTGCAATTATTACTCCGAAAAGACATGGATTTAATCCACAAATATAAATGCCTGAGAACGTGAAAAGAGTATATGTGATAGCAAAATACCTTTACCGTCATTTAAATTCCTGAGACAAATTtatcttaatttttataaataaaatattgactAACAAATGTCGCGAATACGTTATCACACGCCTACTAACGATTGACAAACGAtttctgaaagaatttttccaatcGGGATAGATGAGGGGCTAAGTATATGGACCTTCGTATATCACTAGATGGAAATAATGACAAAGACTATTATTCACAGCACTGAAAACTTACTGCAAGACTCTCGGGCCTACAGGAAGCCGTATCAATCATGCATATCATCTTCATCATTACATAAGGCTTATTAACACcatttgaaaacacggagtattAGAGCCGTATATACTATTACACATAATATTATCGATTACCCTACATATATCATATACcattacatataatattatctaCTACAATACATTCATTATATGCTActacatataatattacatattactatacatacattatatactaTTACACATAATAGTATATGCTACTATACAtgacaatatatatacatttattacgAACCCGATACCGCACTATGCAACCTCCAAGAATAAAACCGAAATGTAAACACCTCGAGTGTTATTTAGCCAACCGCATAGATTATATTATAAAGAGACTATAATTTACGCATATCAAATAACAATTGTAGAATTCCCAAACCTATAACCATCACCACTTAGAATAAATCAAAGAACAATACTTAGAACGGACTAGAAACTTGAGAATACTAAACCGGAAACTTTATCATAACCACTTAGTATTTAATAACGGTTTATATAACCTTTCAAATATATGACATAATCAATAGTAATAAGtacgtaaaatatatactaGTTCAAAGCCATCTCAGAAAGTCTGACCGAGTATTTTCTTCGTCTCCCGACTAAAacccttcaatttttccagaaCTCAGCTCTGGCCGAACAGCCAGCGATCTTTCCATCCTaactttttaatattattcagtATCCAGAtttgtaaacatttttctattgaaggtataaatatttgaaaatacatctttcattttcaataaaagtTGTGCGTCTAACTGTATTTTCGCGATTGTTTCTAGTATCTAACATTCGCCAATTCTCATGCAGTGCCGTTCTAACGTCATACTGCGGGCAGCCAATCAAATACGCATGAAGATACTCCTTACACCACGGCTACCAGTATAGTCATATTTCATTGGTCTTCCGCACGGACTTAGTCTTTTGCTTTACTCGTCTTACCAACTTACTCCATACTTTTTGGTTGAGACTATGGTTGAGACCACGGTCTTATATGCAGGTCTGGAAACGACCACGAAATGCAGGTATCCGTTAGCggatccaaatttttttacatttatcgCCAGTACGCAGCATTGCTGCTTAGTAGTACGGCAATGGGCGAAGGGAAAATCACAGAAAACCATGTGTGGGTTGTATTTACTAAGAGATCACAGCGCTGCATGTGGCGGCGAGTGAAAGGAAGAGCGGAAGTCGTAACGGGGACACACGGCCTCATAGAAGTGAAGCTTCGTTTCCAGACCTGTGTATAAGACCGTGGTTGAAAGGTCACGAgagtatttgatttttttaagcaAAGTAGCTGTCGAGTAGTCCATACTTTGGTaagagaaaatgaaacgaaatgtGTGTGAGCTATGAGATACATGGATTATTAACATGCTGTTATTAACCAATTTATCACACGTGGGAACCAggttctttattattattacgtcaTTCAGCGGCTAACAGTGTTGCCAACGAAAGAGAACCACAAGTCAAATGCTTATCCAAGCTAGCCAACTTGCATATATTTTGTCCTTTCTATCGTCTGATGCGTAAAATATTAGACATTGTacaagtgaaatttttgatcAGATTCTAGGAGAAATACTTGATTTGTTTCAGGGCGCAAGCCGGGAGGATTGAAAATGTCGAAGCCGATAGTTTTCGTAACTGGAAATGCGAAGAAGCTCGAAGAAGTGATAGCTATTTTAGGGAAGAATTTTCCGAGAGATATCACAAGCAGGAAGATTGATCTACCTGAATATCAAGGAGAAATCGATGATATATGCAAGGATAAGTGCAGAGCTGCAGCACGAATAGTTAATGGCCCAGTTGTGGTGGAAGATACTTCTTTATGTTTCAATGCAATGAATGGACTTCCTGGGCCATATATTAAGTGGTTTATGGAAAAGTTGGGCGTTGATGGTCTCCCCAAAATGCTAGCTGCTTGGGAAGACAAATCAGCTCAAGCAGTGTGTACTTTTGGATACTGTAACGGTGATCCCGATGGCGATGTTAATATTTTTAGAGGTTCGACTAATGGAATTATAGTCAATCCACGAGGAACGAGGGAGTTTGGGTGGGACGCATGCTTCCAGCCAGTCGGATACGACAAGACTTATGCGGAATTGCACAAGGACGTTAAGAACCAAATTTCACACCGTAGCAAAGCTTTaaccgaaatgaaaaattatttttgtaacaatccagcgtaataaaatttttgttatataATGATGTGTTTGTCTGTTTTGTTTTGGCATATGCGTATATGTGCACTGCGGTTCACGCTTTATTTTCTAAGGAAACCTATGAACTACTGGTACTTAAGAGGATTAATTTAAGTTTAACTCTTAAAGTACAGCCGGATCCGGAAACAGCAACCTGTATTGGTGTCTCCTGGAGTCTCATCAACTGTCTTTCAGTAAATGAGGATTAATGGAGTTTGGGACAGTTTATATGACaccttcaaaatttgaatattcagtAACATTCAATGATCCTTAGTCATATGATAAGATTACAATGGAATGCATCCAATGCATAAGTAAAGTACGTGTAAGTTAGTTGTGGAGTGGCATTATCACAGAGTAACTTGCGAAAGCAAGTTCAGAAATAGCTATAGAATGGAACTATgtgattaatatttataaatcaatACAAATGTCGTTGGtgataaaatatgtttatgCTGAAAAAGTACATGTTTATGGGAAGTAAGTATTGTGTATCTGTCTATCAGGGGTCAAGTTGAATGGTGATACTGTAGTCATAAATTTAACGCCAGGAAAACAGGCAATTAAACATCAGGCTATCATATTATTGTGTCGTCTTCATTATTTGAATTGTATTATTCAAGTATTAAAAGTCAGTAACATTAACCAGAagtattgttgttattaaatagaattttttttatacctatgtacGACTTAATAAATTAGATTTCGATTGATTATGCGTTAGTTTTGctctaaataattttataatgcaATTCCCGGCTATCTAGTCTCGTGAAGGTTATAACTATGGTTTTGACCAACCGAGAAAAGAGTTTATTCGTAAAATTATCTACATGAGACTGCAATAACAGCAgggcaaaaaaactgaagatatgGTCATTTGATTACTCTATTAATGAGTAGCAGCATGTGGGTTTAAAAATGAACCAAGTTCATTTAGCCTTGTAAAATATATCTGCAGATAGAATAGGTTCGAAGGATAGTCGTCCTATCTGGTGGGTACATAATTGTCTTTGTTCAACTAATTGTTTGCAATACCTTGTTATCGACCAATTGCAGCCATACTATCAATGCAGACTTTAAAcgtgtttttgattttttttcaaaagctttGTCAATCCTGAATTTGAActgtttgaataaataaatagatgaaTTTTAGACGTATGACCGCAGCTCCAATTATTGTATGTTCCTCTACCGGTTATAATAGTAAAACTCTAGGAATAATGCGTCTTTATACTTAAAATTAGTTATCTATGCTGAAATTGCTAAATAATGCAATCACGAAAAATATATTGCTTTTGTACGATCGTCATGGCCACTGCGTATTAAAATTACGgctgactttgaaaaaaacagaGTATTAGCTCACCAGTCTCTTCTTTTAACTAGCGGTCACTTTTGCATCTCCTACATGTGATTGCAAGAGTGCATCTGGCGATGCAGATGACTCGGAGCGTTCGCAAGGTTATCAGGCTGGTATCTTGTAATATAAAAAGGAAACGCACTCCTATTGCGAATTAGTCTTTCACCATGGGACAACCGTTGCTGCTCGttgcaggtaagtaaaaaaagCACACACAGACCCGTTTTCTTCATCTGTTGGTTTATAGTTGTCACTCGTTTCTTTAACAAGCGAAAAAAGAACTCACGAAGTCCTTTTGTCACGATGTCGATTGAATGTTGCCTTATTAAGGGGGGGCTTCGgtaaaatttcgataatatcaagtttttcatgtttgaaatgactgaaaaagatgtgatcaaaaattttctgccacAAGTTTCTTGCGCATATACTTTTATCGCAGAtggttgacattttttttcaggacacatactaccataatataaattttcttggaaagaattttgtatcacatcttttttagtcatttcaaaaacgaaagactcgatattatcgaaatttcactGGAATCCACCCTTAATATTGACATACACTCATGATGGTACTTACACTATTTCCGACTACTGAACTCAGTGAAATTAAACATACTTTGGGTTTCTGTAGGTCTGCTTGCCTGCTTCGCATTGGCGAGGGCGCTACCAGGTGAGTACATGATGCAGATACCTGTGAGTCTCGCGAACGCAACGGTGTAACAGACATaccgatattattttctattcacaGGCCTTTTTCCTCGAGACCAAATCACAACGTACAAGTACTATGCGGATGTAAAAGCAGGAAATATCGAACCCGTCCCGTATGCTTCTCAATTTGTAATTACCGGTGTCATGCATGTGACACCTTATCTCAGTGATCCGAGTCTGAAAAATGCCATTCACATCACTCTCAATGTTACACACGGTATTCGAAATGGCGAGATACaacatttcgaaaaaatttcggacCATATGCTTCCTGTTCCCGATGCCGCCAATGTGATCAAGGATCccttcatcgtcatttttgaTGATAATGGCAAGGTGGGCCGAGAATCCAAAGCAATAGTTTTCaaacttattttcatcatCTGCCTATGCGGtccttgaaattatttaaaaatacatatGTTTCAATTAAAGGTGAAAGGCCTGATGGTGCATAAGGATGAAGCTGGATGGTCTCGAAATATGAAGAAATCGATGGCTTCCATGCTACAGTTGGACCTTTCCTCGATGAATCTTGAAATGCCCGTGAAGCCGCATGGTTTTCTTACCAGAGAGGTAGGTAACAGTTGAGGGGAACATTCGTTCTCAATATAATGTTCTCTTTGGTTGTTACTACCAGAATTCCATATACGGCGAGTGTGCCGTTGCTTACGATGTTCACCGTACACTGGATCTTGAAGAGGGACACTTTACTGTGACAAAAATGATGAATCCATCGGATTGTCAGAAGTTCGATCAACATACCTTCAATTCCAAGGAGTCTACAGACAGCTGTTTGATCGATGAAGAGGTAAGACCGAAATCAGTAGTACAGAGAGTACGAAGACCGCTCAAGTCCGATCGGGAAAAACACTTCAgataacgaaaaattaaaattgggATTTTATACCGTGAATATTTGGTGAAACGTAcccaaaataatttttaatttctcaggATCCAATGTCTGCTGCTAGTCGAAGGGTCTTTCACATAAAACATACCGGAAAAGATCTTCTGATTAAGACGCTGGTGGCCCACGGAGTCCTTAATTATTTCCCATGGAAAGCTCAAACCGAAGCTCACTATATTCTTGCAAAGTAATTAAGGGTGTCACGAAATCAggcgtgattttattttccgacgatatttatatatacgaagatgattttttattatcacttACAGCCAATCGATGGAATTGATGTCCTTGGTACCACTCGAAACTAATTTGGTACCCAAATTGAACATGACAGAAatggtattgctgaatgataTTGCGTTCGAAAAATCACACCATGGCTATGCTTCTCGTGCCGGTTTGGATCTTACCCACGGACGTCACGTCGTTAATGTTGATGATATGGCTATACAACTAATGAAGATGCTGGGGGAAGCTGCTGACTACATGACAGAAAATAATCTGGATATGACATCGCCGGAAATAAAACACGGGCAGACAATAAACCGCATTCTAAACACAATAACTTACATGGATCTTGCGTCTCTCGAACatgttttcaataatattgcaGCGGATTCCTctataaaagaacaaaaagttAGGTACGTACCCTCAATGAATCAGCATTAAGGCTTTATTTCTACAAGTTGAGTTCACCACTAATTTTAATAGGATATTACCAGAGTAGAGTACTGACTGCTATAGCAATAAATGGAATCTAAGGTATTCTTTGGACGAAATAGTAGTCATAAGATaaagttgaatttaaattttttcaacaggaCAATCTTCCTGAATATGATCGCTCACGCAGGAACTGATGCGACATGCTTATTTACTCGAAATGTGATACGAAAACACAAGGTCACGCCTGAAATTGCTCTTGTCATGTTGAGTAAACTACCGTACAATATTCGTGTGCCTACGGAAACTTTGTTGGTAGAAATGGAGAGTCTGATGACCCTGGAGGAGCCTGGAGAATCCTCGAACATGTCACTGGGGATCCCCAAAGCTGGTATTCTCTGTTTCGCTACTATGATTTACAAGACTTACAAGCACGCAGAGAACTACCATCGCAGCATGGATCCGGATCTTGTTAAGCGTTATGTCAAGCACTATTACGATCACGTGATAAGTGAGTATGGAAAATCAAACGAATTCCAGTACAAAGAGACCCCataataattgattgaat from Diprion similis isolate iyDipSimi1 chromosome 3, iyDipSimi1.1, whole genome shotgun sequence includes:
- the LOC124404804 gene encoding inosine triphosphate pyrophosphatase isoform X2, whose protein sequence is MSKPIVFVTGNAKKLEEVIAILGKNFPRDITSRKIDLPEYQGEIDDICKDKCRAAARIVNGPVVVEDTSLCFNAMNGLPGPYIKWFMEKLGVDGLPKMLAAWEDKSAQAVCTFGYCNGDPDGDVNIFRGSTNGIIVNPRGTREFGWDACFQPVGYDKTYAELHKDVKNQISHRSKALTEMKNYFCNNPA
- the LOC124404804 gene encoding inosine triphosphate pyrophosphatase isoform X1, whose amino-acid sequence is MKRNVWRKPGGLKMSKPIVFVTGNAKKLEEVIAILGKNFPRDITSRKIDLPEYQGEIDDICKDKCRAAARIVNGPVVVEDTSLCFNAMNGLPGPYIKWFMEKLGVDGLPKMLAAWEDKSAQAVCTFGYCNGDPDGDVNIFRGSTNGIIVNPRGTREFGWDACFQPVGYDKTYAELHKDVKNQISHRSKALTEMKNYFCNNPA